One Lysinibacillus fusiformis genomic window carries:
- a CDS encoding spore coat protein, whose protein sequence is MSQSFYNEPSDPTSFNQQQSLNHGGHEVMDMHETIGEIIAGLNQCIILRPHVQDPELLSILDRQYNFTLGMYNTIVESFKTGHDPSVPTGRYQMETGNDFKYGLTPSQPKKPMQNANEINDETISGFLLGGQKGAAKCMTAAATETTNPVVRRVVADSIPNCIEMAYELSIYQNKHGYYQVPQYSQQDMRAMLDSFATTTNPLH, encoded by the coding sequence TTGTCACAATCATTTTATAATGAGCCATCTGACCCAACATCATTCAACCAACAACAAAGCCTAAATCATGGTGGACACGAAGTAATGGACATGCATGAAACTATTGGTGAAATCATTGCAGGACTAAATCAATGCATTATTTTACGTCCACACGTTCAAGATCCTGAGCTACTAAGCATTTTGGATCGCCAATATAATTTCACCCTAGGTATGTACAACACAATTGTTGAATCCTTTAAAACAGGACATGATCCATCTGTTCCTACGGGGCGCTATCAAATGGAGACTGGAAATGATTTTAAATATGGCTTAACACCTTCACAACCGAAGAAACCAATGCAAAATGCGAATGAAATTAATGATGAAACCATTTCTGGCTTTTTACTTGGCGGACAAAAAGGTGCAGCAAAGTGTATGACTGCTGCAGCAACAGAAACAACAAACCCTGTAGTACGACGTGTTGTTGCTGATAGTATTCCCAACTGCATTGAGATGGCATACGAATTATCTATTTACCAAAATAAGCATGGTTACTATCAAGTGCCTCAATACTCACAGCAAGATATGCGCGCTATGCTTGATTCCTTTGCTACTACCACAAATCCCCTTCATTAA
- a CDS encoding amino acid ABC transporter ATP-binding protein, translated as MIKIENLHKYFGKLEVLKGIDYEIQEKQVVCVIGPSGSGKSTFLRCINMLEQVTDGAIYVENVKINDPKTDINAIRAEVGMVFQQFNLFPHMTVLDNVTMAPMQIRNLKRPEAEALGHELLKKVGLDSKAYNYPEQLSGGQQQRVAIARALAMKPKAILFDEPTSALDPEMVKEVLDVMKNLAVEGMTMIVVTHEMGFAREVGDRVVFMDGGYIVEEGTPQELFGNPQNERTKAFLGKVL; from the coding sequence ATGATTAAAATTGAAAACTTACACAAATATTTTGGTAAGCTAGAGGTACTAAAGGGCATCGATTATGAAATACAAGAGAAGCAGGTTGTATGTGTAATTGGGCCATCGGGTTCGGGAAAAAGTACCTTTTTACGTTGCATCAATATGCTAGAGCAAGTGACAGACGGTGCAATATATGTAGAGAATGTAAAAATTAACGATCCAAAAACGGATATTAATGCAATTCGAGCAGAAGTTGGGATGGTATTCCAACAATTCAATCTATTCCCTCATATGACAGTGTTAGATAATGTGACAATGGCACCCATGCAAATTCGCAATTTAAAGCGTCCAGAAGCTGAGGCACTGGGACATGAGCTTTTGAAAAAAGTGGGTCTAGATAGCAAAGCTTACAACTATCCTGAGCAGCTTTCAGGTGGACAACAGCAACGTGTTGCGATTGCTCGTGCATTAGCAATGAAGCCTAAAGCAATTCTATTTGATGAACCAACTTCAGCTCTTGACCCAGAGATGGTAAAAGAAGTGTTAGATGTTATGAAAAATCTAGCAGTTGAAGGGATGACAATGATCGTTGTAACTCATGAAATGGGCTTTGCTCGTGAAGTGGGTGATCGAGTGGTGTTCATGGACGGTGGTTATATTGTAGAAGAAGGGACTCCCCAAGAGCTGTTCGGCAATCCACAGAATGAACGTACAAAAGCCTTTTTGGGAAAAGTTCTTTAA